Within the Streptomyces vilmorinianum genome, the region AGCCGTCGTGGAACCGCACGCCGGAGCGCAGGGTGTACACCCAGGTCTTCGGGTCCGGGTTGGTGTACGTCGTGGCGAGGCCGGGTTCGATCTTCAGGTCGGGGGTCACCCGCAGCAGCTGCTCGCACACGTTGGCGAGCACGGTGTTGGGCGGGTAGTCGTAGGCGAGGGCGTAGTCGAGCGTGTACGGCTCGGCGTACAGCGACCAGGTGAGGGAGTCGAGGGAGCCCTTCGCCGCGGGGGAGTTCGGCGTGACCGTGTACGCGGGGGCGGCGCCGGACCGGGGCCCGGTCGCGCCGGAACAGCCGGCGGTGGTGGTCGCGAGGGCGGCGGAGCAGACGAGCACGGCGGTGGTTCGGGACATGCGCAAGGAGACCCACCCCTTTACGGGTGTAGTGACGGGCGCTGGGGGATGGAGCGAGTATTGATGCGGGAACGTTCCCGCACAAGGCTTTGCGGGAACGGTTTTGCTGAGGTCGCGGGGGTGGCAGCATCAGCCCATGACCGATGCACCCCGACATGGCGGGCACCCCTCACGGACCGCTTCGGACCCGGCCCCGCGGACTGCCCCGCCCCGCGTCCGTCTCGTCGACGTCGCACGCGAGGCGGGCCTCTCCAAGACCACCGTCTCGGCGGCCCTCAACGGCACGGGACGCCTCTCCCCGGCCGTGCGGGAGAAGGCACGGGACACGGCGCGCAGGATGGGATACCGGCCCAACGCCGCCGCGCGACAGCTGCGCGCGGGACGGGCCCGGCTGATCGGATACGTCGTGGGGGAGTTCGCGGGCAGGCCGTGGACGTACCTGGAGTCGCCGTACTTCGCCCAGCTGACGAGCGCCACCGCCGCGGCGGCGCTCAGACACGGCTACGCGCTGGTGATGCTGCCCGCGGGCTCGCTCCAGGGAGAGTGGGCCGACCTGCCCTTCGAAGCGGTGATCGTCGCCGACCCGGTCGCCGACGACGGTGTCGTCGAGGACCTGCTCGCCGCCCGCATCCCCGTCTTCAGCGACGCGTCGGTCGAAGGCAGAGCGGGCGCGCACTGGGTCGACGTCGACGCCGGCGCGGCGGTACGCGAGACCCTGGACCATCTCAGGGACCAGGGCGCGCGGCGGACCGCGCTCGTGCTGCCGGACAGCACGACCCGCTTCCACCGGGGCGTCCTGACCGCCTACCACGCGTGGTGCGCCGCGCACGGTGACACGCCCCGGGTGACGCTCGCCGCCGACATCGGCAACGGTCCGGTCGTCGAGGCGGTCGACGGCGCGCTGACCGCGGCCGAACGGCCCGACGCCCTCTTCGTGGTGGCGGAGCTGAGCCCCCCGCTCGTCCTGGAGGCGGCGCGCCGCCACGGCTACGACGTGCCCGGGGACCTGCTCGTGGTGTGCGCGAGCGAGGAGACCACCGCCGCGTACACCGACCCTCCGGTCTCGACCCTGAGCCTGCGGCCCGGAGAGGTCGCCGAGGCGGGTATCGAGCTCCTCGTCGCGGCCCTGGAGAACGGCGACGACGAACCGTCGGGAGTGCTGGTGCCCACCCGCCTGATGGTACGAGGATCCTCGCGGCGGGCGGACCGCGGCTGACAGCGGGCGCCGTAGCGGCGCCGGCGGGCGCCGTACCGGCGTCATGTCCGGCGCCCGCATCAGGCGGAGTGCACGAGCGTGCCGCCGACGTAGGTGTGCAGCACCCGGGCCTCGGCGATCTCCTCCGGGGGCCCGGTGAAGATGTCGCGGTCGAGCACCACCAGGTCGGCGAGGTGGCCGGGGAGCAGCGTGCCGGAGTCGTCGAGCCCGTTCACATGCGCCGAGCCCGCGGTGTACGCGGCGACGGCGGTCGTGAGGTCGAGCCGCTGCTCCGGCAGGAAGACCCGCTCGTCGGCGGTGCCCGGCTCCCTCCTGTTCACCGCCACGTGGATGCCCGCGATCGGGTCGGGGCTGCTGACGGGCCAGTCGCTGCCCGCCGCCAGTGTGGCCCCGGCGCGCAGCAGCGAGCCGAACGGGTACTGCCAGGAGGACCGTTCGGGCCCCAGGAAGGGGATCGTCAGCTCGTCCATCTGCGGTTCGTGCGCCGCCCACAGGGGCTGGATGTTGGCGATGGCGCCGAGTCGCGCGAAGCGCTCCAGGTCGTCCGGGTGGACCACCTGGAGGTGGGCGAGGTGGTGGCGGTTGCCGCGCCGCCCGTTGGCCTCGACCGCCGCCTCGACCGCGTCCAGGGCCTCGCGCACCGCCCGGTCGCCGAGCGCGTGGAAGTGCACCTGGAAGTCGAGGGCGTCGAGCCGGGTGACGTACGGACGCAGGGCGACCGGATCGACGAAGCTCAGACCCGAGTTGGCGGTGGCGCAGCCGCAGCCGTCCAGATACGGAGCGGTCATCGCGGCCGTGAAGTTCTCGGCGACGCCGTCCTGCATGATCTTCACCGAACCGGCCCGGAACCGCCCGTGGTTCAACTGCTCGCGGCGTGCCACGAGTTCGTCGATCTGATCGGCGCCCCGCTCGCGGTCCCACCACAGGGCGCCGTTGACCCGGGCGGTGAGGGTGCCCGCGCGGGCGGCCGCGAGGTACGCGTCGGAGGGATCCGGATTGCTGCCCAGCACCCCGAGCATGGCGTCCTGCCAGCCCGTGAT harbors:
- a CDS encoding LacI family DNA-binding transcriptional regulator — its product is MTDAPRHGGHPSRTASDPAPRTAPPRVRLVDVAREAGLSKTTVSAALNGTGRLSPAVREKARDTARRMGYRPNAAARQLRAGRARLIGYVVGEFAGRPWTYLESPYFAQLTSATAAAALRHGYALVMLPAGSLQGEWADLPFEAVIVADPVADDGVVEDLLAARIPVFSDASVEGRAGAHWVDVDAGAAVRETLDHLRDQGARRTALVLPDSTTRFHRGVLTAYHAWCAAHGDTPRVTLAADIGNGPVVEAVDGALTAAERPDALFVVAELSPPLVLEAARRHGYDVPGDLLVVCASEETTAAYTDPPVSTLSLRPGEVAEAGIELLVAALENGDDEPSGVLVPTRLMVRGSSRRADRG
- a CDS encoding amidohydrolase, producing the protein MTKADLVFTHGPVHTGDPARTRASSLAVTGERITAVGHDEVRELIGPATEVVDLRGKLLLPGFQDAHVHAVFGGTELAECDLTGTVGVEEYLTRIRAYADAHPDRPWITGGGWSMESFEGGLPTRQLLDSVVPDRPVYLLNRDHHGAWANTRALELAGLTRESADPADGRIEREPDGTPSGTLQEGATALVARLVPPSTVADRLAGLLRAQKLLHSLGITGWQDAMLGVLGSNPDPSDAYLAAARAGTLTARVNGALWWDRERGADQIDELVARREQLNHGRFRAGSVKIMQDGVAENFTAAMTAPYLDGCGCATANSGLSFVDPVALRPYVTRLDALDFQVHFHALGDRAVREALDAVEAAVEANGRRGNRHHLAHLQVVHPDDLERFARLGAIANIQPLWAAHEPQMDELTIPFLGPERSSWQYPFGSLLRAGATLAAGSDWPVSSPDPIAGIHVAVNRREPGTADERVFLPEQRLDLTTAVAAYTAGSAHVNGLDDSGTLLPGHLADLVVLDRDIFTGPPEEIAEARVLHTYVGGTLVHSA